The Leptospira paudalimensis region AAAATGGAGTCGAAAGAATCCAAACAAAAGTTAGATCCAAGTGAAGCAGAATTACTGGAAGTAGATGAGAAAAAAATTGAAGAGTATACACTTGGTCACAATTTTGAAAAAATTGAAACTGTAGAAGAGTTTGATGGACAGTGGCGAGACATTGATGGCGAAGAAGATATGGAGGAAGAGGAGGCTCTTGAGGAACTAAACCTCAAACATATCATACGTACTGAAGATCCGGTTCATACCACAAGGACAAGTGAATCTGGTGCAGGGACCTTACTGGAAATATTGGAAGATACTAGCAATGAAAAACCATTTTTATATCCAGAATGGGATTATAAATTAAAGCAATATAAACCTAATTATTGTTCTGTGGTTGAGGAATTTCCAAAAACATTGGATTCTTCTTATGCAATTGGAGTATTGGAAAAACAACACCGCACCCTATTATTATTAAAGAAAAAAATGACTGCTTTACTCAACCAAACTCGAATTAAAAAACGATTGGTTGCGGGTGCTGACATAGACTTAGATGCACTTGTTGATCGATATGCAGATTTAAAAGCTAAGAAGAGCCCATCGGAAGCAATCTATATGAATCCTATTCGAGATGTATCCGATATAGGATTATACTTTTTAATGGATTTAAGTTTATCTACCGATTCTTGGATTCACGATAAACGAATTTTGGATGTGGAAAGAGAAAGTTTATTACTGTTTTCTGAGTGTTTGGAAGAATTAAAAATTCCATTTGGCATTGCTGGTTTTTACTCTCGAACGAGAAATCACAATCAATTCATTCACTTAAAACAAATGAACGAATCTTGGATGGTAGTCAGAGATCGTTTAGGCCCTTTGTCTCCCATCGGATACACTCGGGTGGGTCCATCACTTCGTCACACAAATTCTCTATTAAAGGATTCTGGTTACAAGCAAAAATGGATCATCTTAATCACTGATGCAAGACCAAATGATTATGATCAGTATGAAGGTAAGTATGGAATTGAGGATGTGAATAAAGCTGTGGGTGAATGTTTGTTAAACGGCGTACAAGTTTATACTTTGGCAATAGGAACAGAGGAAAAACCAACGATCCCTGCGATGATGCGAAATGCGAGTTATCAAATGTTGTTTCATCCAGAAAGGCTCCTCGATTCCTTACAGGAATTTTTTAGAAGAGCCATTAAGAGTTAAGTATGAATGGGAAAGAGAAATAAATTTAAATCTTTCGATTAAGATGGTTTGCCATCGGGTCTAGGTGAATAAAGAATGATTGTATACTGGATAACAAATAAACTAAAACACAGTATCCAGCCTATTCCTGACAGATAATATGCATATTTGTGTTGGTTGAAGAGTGGTAAAATAACTCGAATGATTACGCTAACATTTAAGACAATATAAGCAAAAACAGTGAGAGGTGAAGCAACGATAGCTCTTCCAGTATGACCCAAACTCACTCTTGTGATCATTCCATAAATAAATACACTAAGACCACCAACTGTTAAACTATGAATGGCTGATGAGATTGGGAATAGATTCAATTCAGCTAAACTATAAAGTAAAAATCCTGAACACACCCAAAAGTAACCTAAGTACAAAATCCAAAGGATAGGCCTTCGGTAGGATTTCCAAGGTTTCCATGAAATGTATCGAATCGTATTCGAGACAAATAAAGAAAATCCAACTATAAAAGATAAAATTCCCAATATTGTAAAACCTGTTCCTTGTAAGTAGGAAATGGATCTTAAAATGTACGCCTCAAAATATGATTGTATTAGTTTTGTCAGATAAAAGATAAATGGAAGATAGATTAGAAATGTTTCTAATTTTGGCATTCGTTTAAATGAATACCCTTGGATGACGACACCTGAAAAGAATGGTACAACTCGTCCGCCTATGATGAGGATTAGAAATAACACAACAAAGATACTTAGGTGGATAAATAGTAATGTTTTCTCTGGGTCTAAAATGGAATAAGCAGAGAGTGCACTCAGAATATGGAAAATGGTAAAAAGAGCATAATGGTATAAGATTGGCCTGTTGTGTTTTTGGGTAGGAACAATTAACTTTGGAACAAGTAAGTAGATTACCATGATATCCGAGCAGATATCAAACCCAAACGAAAGATAACTTAAAAAACCAAACGAATAGAATGAAAATCTTCCAATTAACCAAAAGGCCAATAAATAAAATAAATTTTTCCCTTTTAGAATGGTTGAATTTGTCCAATTTTGAACGGCAGTGAATAAAAATCCTAATACAATGGCTTTGGTAAAACCGAATACCATTTCGTAGGAATGCCAATGAATGGCATTGATCTGAATTTGGCTTTTAAGAATATTCGAAAGTATGAATATCCAAATTGAAATGACTAAGATTCCGAAAACTGATCCAAACCAAAAAAAAGGGCGAAACGCTGTGTTCCAGAAACTGTTTTGAAAAAAAGATTGTTTCATACTTTAATACTATCTGAAAGGAGTATCATTTCATTGATACAAATCAAGTACTAAGCCAAAATTTTCAAGAGCCCTTCTTTGTCTAAAATTGTAATCTCACCTTTCTGTGTATCAACAAGTCCTTGGTCTTTCAGTTGTTTTAATATCCTTGAGAAAGTTTCAGGTCTTAAATAAAGTAAGGAAGCCATTTGCGTTTGTTTTAAAGCCAGGGAATCGGGTGTTCCATAAAAAAGGAAATGTGCTACTCTTTGCATTGCATCCATGGTAAGACCACGATTTATTGCCAAATTTAATGTTTCGATTTTATTCATCAATGAGTGCATTAGAATGTGGTTAAGTTCAATATTAGAATTTAGTCGATTTTGAACTTCTGAAAGTGGCATCCTTAAGATTGTACTTTTTTTAGTAAACCTTGCAGAGGCTGGATAAGGTATCCCTTGGATAACAGCCCATTCCGCCACAATACATACTGGTCTGAAAAAAGTTAAAGTGACTTCATTCATATTTCCATCATATTTAAATACCTGTAAGTCACCATTGACAAGGAGATCCATATGAGTGACTTCATCACCCGCATGAAATAAAAATTCATCTTTATCATATGTAAGCTCCTTACATCCGGCAAAGGCTTTCATTAATGATTCGGGACTAGATTTGGTGATGTATTTAATAATCATTGAAACAATTTTTATTTCTTCTTTTTGAAGTTAGGAAGTTTGATTTCTGTTTCCTTTAAAAATTTCCAAATTCTTTTTAAAGTGACTCTCCAATCTTCTTTTTCCGATTTTTTAGCTGTTTGGTTTGGTATCCCAACTGCAGTTGAATCTTTGATCGGTTGTAATTCGGAAACGGGAACAATTGCTGAGATTCCCAAATCGATTTTTAGATATTTTTTCTTGATGATTTTAAAATCAATCTTTGCACCTAACAAACGTACGATTTCTAGGATAATTGCCCATTTTACTTTAATTGGGGTGAGTTGGTTGTAATTTTCGGACAATTCGTTGAATAATTTTTGTGCCACCTTGGAATTACTGTGGAACAATAAGAATCTAAAATGTACATTCCCTTTTAGGTCTTGTGTGATGATTAAATCATTATGATTAAATTCTTTAAATGGAGGAAAATCCACTAGTCTAACTACAACAGAATTAATTAAATCTAAACTATTAAGAATTTCAGTTTCTGGATTTACTTTAATTGAATATGTAATGTCATCTTCTGGAATTACATCATTGATAAAGGATACAAAATTAACTTGTTCTTTAAATGGGACTTCTTTTAGTACTTCCAATCTTGAGAGTTCAATGATATCGTCCATGACATTATCAATGGAAGATTGAACTTCAATCACTTCTTTTACTAAGTTTTTATCTTTTGTTTTTTGAGATGATTCTCTGTATTCTGAAAGTTTATCTTTCATTAATTTTAAAGGACCGGAAATCATTGCGTCCATATAAAAGAAAATCTTTTCTCTGAGTGAGTCGGCTTCCTTTAATCTGTCATATCGGTTTTGGAGTTTTCGTTTCATCATCAAAAACTGAAATCGTAGAGCAAGGGTCATTAAAATTAAATACACTAAAAAACTAGTTTCAAGTGATGATGGTGAGTTTAAATATCCTCTTTCGATTAGAATTTCTTTTAGAATTGAGTATAACAGGTAAACAAGAGCCAATAAATGGATTGTTGATCCTCTCTTTTGCTCGCGGAATTTTAGTATCGTTACATAAATTGCGTAGCCAATAACAGCAAGTAAATGGATATCCCAATATCCAATGAAGTTATACCAAAACACAGGGTTTTGGATGATGAGAAAAACGAGGATAAAGAAAAATTGAAAGAAGAGATAAATTCTTTGATATTTAAACGGCTTTAATTCGAAAAAATCTTGAATGAATTTGATAAAACCGTAAGGCAATATAAGTAAAAAGGAATATTCTAAAAATTTTAAAATTGCAAAATCATTAAAAATTAAGAATCTAACTTCGTTTTTGCATAATTCATATCCTGAGAAAATAAGAGCCAATACGCTGAAACTTAAGTATTCTTTATTCTCTCTTAGGTTAAAAAAGTTAATAAAGAAAAACAAAGCAATGAATAGATAAAAACCTACGAAAATGAGTTCGACAAGTGAATCATATAAATTTCCGTTTATTGCTTCTTCATAGGTTACAATTCTGATTGGTCCAGTAATGATACCCGCCGAAGTGGAAAGAGATGAATCAATTTTTATGATTAAAACATTCTCCCCTTCAAGCAATAAATCATGTGGAATAGGGTAGATTCTAGGCCTTCCAAACGAATATTCTTCAGGGTCTTTTCCAAAGGCAGAATTGTTTTTACCGATTAGAACACCATTGACAAAAACTTCGTCCGACTGATACACTTTCCCTAATTGTAAGGCTAATGACTTTTGGTGTTGTTCTGTCGTAATTTCAAAACTTTTTCGAATCCAAATTGAACCTCTATAGGATTTATTTAAATTTCGGAAATTGTTTGGAACAGTTGTGATGTCCAAATTATTTGGATTAAATTCTGGGTTTAATAAATCTGCACTATCATTAAAATATATTCCCCAATCTTCACCATCTAACTTTAATACAACGGTTGATTCATCAGTTGTACGTGAACAATGAAGTGAAATGAAGCAAATAGAAAGCAGAACTAGGCGACGAAATGGTAAGGATATCATTTATTTGGTTTTTCTGGGATATGTATTGTGAACTTGGCTCCCATTCCTTCGCTTGATTTTAAACTAACGGTTCCAGATAAAAAGTTGGTTGATGCTTCTACTAAAGTTAAGCCAATTCCTGCACCAGGGATTTCATTTTTTTTGTCACGATAACCCCTTACAAATTTCTGAAAAATAGTTTCCATTTCTATTTGACTAAGGCCCATACCTTCGTCCATCACTATCAATTGATGAAATCCATCTCGATTAAAAAAATCAATATGAATGTCTGTTTTTGGATCAGTGTATTGGTATGCATTCTCTACCAAATTTCTTAAAATACAGAACAATAATTCTTTTGGAAAATAAATTTCTAAATCATTTGGTTTTATATCAATAAAGGTATTTTTTCGATGTTGGCCTAAATGATTTTCTACACTGGCAACACAGTTTTTTACCAACTCTAATACCGAGAAACTTTCATAAAATGGAATATAGGTTCGTTCTTCCAGTTTTCGCAGTAAGATTGCTTCCTCGACCATATAACTCATGTAAGATATATGATCTTCTGCTTGTTTAACAGGATCCCCAATTTGTTTTGTGTTCGTAACTTTTGATTTTTTCTTAGCGGCTTTTTTTGCAGAAGGTTTTACCACTTCTTTCGCAAGAGACTTAGTTTGATTAGTAGTGATATTCTCAATTGCAGATTTGATTTTTTCCATTCCCGATTTAAATTCGGAAGATAAGTTGATAAGAAAACCGGTTTTGACTCTTTCCATTTGGATAAGTTCTTTTTCTTGTTCTATAAAATTTTCCAATCCAATGACTATATCGTTTGATAATTGGATTGATATCATTACTAGAAAAATTAAGAATCCCAAGTATAAAGTGCCAGGCATGGAAATGATGATTTCCAAAGCGGACAAACTATCGATTAATATTGTAGGTAATAAACAAGCGATCCCAATGAGTATAAATTTAACTTTTTTAATATTTGTTTTACCATTTTTAACAAATAAGTAAATCACAAGTCCCATTGCAATTGGTAATGCATAATTAAAGAGAGCAATCACCAAGATCCATGTTTTTGGATTTCTGAAAAATAGTGTGATGATAAAAAGTACGGATAAAAACACTTCATACACAAGTAAGACAATATTACGTTTCAATTTTAAATATTGGTGCATGAAGTTAATGAAAAATGCAGGTAAACAAATGAGGACTAAAAGTTCTGCGACATATGACCAAGTAAAACTTTCAAATAAAATATCTCTATGTTGAGTGCGGATGAGAACATAAATTCCCATAAAAATTGAAAATAATGCAAAAAAGAAATTTTCCCCAGCTCTTCCGCGAACAATGGAACCTACTAAAAAGTAAATTCCCATAAAAATAAAAACATAACCACAAACCATCGCAAAGAGTTCTTTTGAGAATACCGATTCACGTAACAATCGTTCTTTTGCAATTGTGGGAGCTTCCTTTAATCCATTTAGGTTTGTAGCTGCATAAATCCGAATGGCCATCACATTTAATCCTGGTTTGAGTAAATGTGTAGGAAGAGAATAAATTCTGATTTTTTGAAAATCGACTTCTAGTCTAGGTAAAACAGTTCCTGTTTTATCAATCAAAGTTCCATTCAAATAAAACTCATCAATGTCACGTATTCTACCTAATTGGATGGCAATTGGTTCTACAGGAGTTGTGTAATTGTCAGGTAAATAAAAAGAACAACGATACCAGTGGTACCCTGTTAGGTTTTCTGTTTTAGAAATTCCATAATCAGGCACGGAACGTTTGACCCAAAAACTTTCTTCAACTGACTCATCACGCCAATCTAAATTGTCTCCCTTTCTAAATAACCAATCTGTTTTTAAAACCACTGGTTTTTCAAAGGATGTGATCATGGTTCCGCATGGTTCTGCCACCAAACTTGCTATAGTTGGTGACAAAAACAGTAAGAACCCGAGGAAAAATTGGGAAAAACGGGTTTTCGAAATCATATTGGTTCTACGTTTCGAATTGCCTCTTCAATTTCTTTGAGCTGAGTGGAAATCCTTGCGTCGATAGCACCCACATCTGTTTCGATGATCACACCGCCACGGTCGACACGTGAGTCTTCGTAGATGTTTACTTTTCTGAGTGATTCCATCAGTTTGATGAGTTCGTCTTTATGTGCTGTTGTGAGTTCTAAGTCAGCAAAGTTTACACGAATATCGATACGGTCACGGTCTTTGATTCGTTTCATCGCTTCACGAATGTTATTGAGTACAATTTCTTTACGTTCAATGATTTCGTCTTTGATAACTTTTCTTGCGATGACAAGAATCATTTCCACCATTTGTTTTTCAGAAGCGGCAATCATCTCTTCACGAATGTCGATTGCTTTACCAATGATAGTTCCCAATCGGTCAATGAGTCGTCTTACTTCCCCTTGGCCTTTTTTAAAACCAACTTCACGACCTGCATCATATCCTTTTTGGTAGGCTTCGTGTTCGATCTCAGCCTGTTTCATTTCGGCTTCTTTGATCATACGTTCGACTTCCATCTTCGCACGATCTAAGATTTGTTCCGCTTTGGCTCGGCCAGAATCTTCTTCTAATTTGATTTTTTCTTTTGAGTCCTGAACCATTTGGAAGGCTTTGGTTCTACCTTCTTCTTCAATGGCTTTTGCTTGTTTTTTAGCATCTTCTAATAATTGGCGGACTTGTTCTTCAGTTTCTTGGCGATACCTTTGGAGTTCCGCTTCGATCTCTTCAATCGATGGACCTTGGTATTGTTCGATGATATTCCCTTCTTGGTCTATCTCGAAGTCTTCTTGTTCGTCGGTCTTATGAAATTTTTTGTACTTATCAGGAAGTTGGATTTCAACTTCTTCTTGTAAGTCGGCAATTTGAATGGGTTTAAATACTAGTTTTGCCATATCCTTACTTCAATCTCCAAAGTTTCACTTTGCCTTCATCCATTGCTTCCCGCAAACGATCGAGAACCCCTTTTTGGGCTTCTTCAATCTCTGCCAGTGAAACAGGACCTAACGAATCCCATTCGATCTTAATCTCTTTCACAAGCCAAGATTCCAAATTGGAATACACTTGGTCGCGAAATTCAGTCTCAACACCTTTCAATGCACATGCAATGACAAGGGGGTGGATCTCAGAAAAAAAACGAGTGAGACTTGTCCTTCCTAAATGAAGGAGGTCTTCCAAACGAAAGTAGTGTTCTACTATAGTTTCGGCATATTCAGGGCTTTTTTTCTGAATTCGTTCAATTAAATTTTGAGATGGCAAAAAAGGAAGTCTAGTGAGAATTTCCCCTGCGGTTTTGGCTTTGCGACTTCGGATTTTGGAAACTGGCATTTTTTTCTCAATCAGTTCCATTTTGAAGCGTAGGAAACGATCGAGTTGGTCCCGTTCTCTGTCCGAGTGGTAGTCAATTTCGGCAAGTGCCAAAATGATCTCTTCTCTATGAGTTTCAGGGTATTCTGCAAGGACTTCGGAGGCAGATTCTGGGTCCGAAAAGCTGAGAACCCTTGCTACCACTTCGGGAGATTCGTCTCGAGTGATATTTTGAAGCATTTCAACGGAAAATTTTGGCAATTCAGCCCAAAGTGGACCTGATTGTTTGTTCTCCTCTTCTTTGAGGATCTCTTCCAATAACGAATAAAGTTCGTTTGTTTCTGGTTTTCCCACCGGCATGTTTGGTTTTGCCACCATTGGGTTCTGGAAACCAAGGTAAGGCAATTCTGCCTCATTTTGTTTCGCAGTGGTTGGGTTAGGTTTCCCTGCGAGGAATGTTTGGATTCCTTGGTTCGGATTCGAACGGATTCCTTTTTTTTGAAGGAAATGGGTGAACGAGAGTAAGATGTCTTTTTCTTGGCCTTTTGTCGGGGAAGGATTCATCTCTACTTTCAGAAGTAGAGATTCGATTTCTGCATCAGTCAGATGGGCGAACACTTCATCCGGTAAGTATTGGCCTAAAATTTGGTATGCCAGTGCGGCTTTGTTGGGACCGGAAGAATGTGCCATTTAGGTGACATAATAGCTTACTCATTGCTTCGTACAAACCAAAAAATATTATTTTTTTCATTTTGAAAACTTCCTTTCCAAATAAGGGTCTGAAATGTCTCTGAAGGATAGGGATGACCCTTTTCAATCGTATCACTCTTTGCCTCGTTTTCCTCACAGTGGCATGCCAACTTGTGACTCCTTCTAAGGAAGTTACGTCTGGAACACTCGACCTTCGTTCCTTCCCATGGAAAACAGGAAAGGCCATCAAACTACAAGGGGAATGGAAATTTTATCCTCATACATTGGGGGAATTGGCACCTGATACCAGTTATACCCTGTTACCCGTACCATCACTTTGGAATGATGTTCCCTTACGTTCGAATATGATCGATGGGAAAGGGTATGGAACTTACATTCTTGATATTTTACTCCCCGATGAATCACAAATTTATTCATTGTACCTTCCGGAAGTGAGGACGAGTTTTCGTATAACAGCAGGTAATCGGGTATTGCTCTCTGGATTTCCAGGTGAAGATAAAAAGACAACTATTCCTTCTGCACAAGGACAAAGTTTTACATTTGTCACTAAGGACCACATCCAAATCAAAATCGAAGTGAGTAATTTCCATCACAAGGAAGGTGGATTACCAAATGCACCTATTTTTGGAACTGCCGAAACCGTA contains the following coding sequences:
- a CDS encoding nitric oxide reductase activation protein NorD, with the translated sequence MEWDQFVFYQGHKLWKKLKTKLTPPSAYYPYRMESEETRIVRYLQTLRKETTSIVYGGEAISLGENFLKFPETIYWYLTERETKIQIRILLAYLSYLKEEHTNKTSLGKETFYQLFRSFLKRYPGAYLDWKEIRKDRLMFRNKDPKQYQNIVSCFYHANTSLSNSKMNFPVGKDFISDKQKQKMESKESKQKLDPSEAELLEVDEKKIEEYTLGHNFEKIETVEEFDGQWRDIDGEEDMEEEEALEELNLKHIIRTEDPVHTTRTSESGAGTLLEILEDTSNEKPFLYPEWDYKLKQYKPNYCSVVEEFPKTLDSSYAIGVLEKQHRTLLLLKKKMTALLNQTRIKKRLVAGADIDLDALVDRYADLKAKKSPSEAIYMNPIRDVSDIGLYFLMDLSLSTDSWIHDKRILDVERESLLLFSECLEELKIPFGIAGFYSRTRNHNQFIHLKQMNESWMVVRDRLGPLSPIGYTRVGPSLRHTNSLLKDSGYKQKWIILITDARPNDYDQYEGKYGIEDVNKAVGECLLNGVQVYTLAIGTEEKPTIPAMMRNASYQMLFHPERLLDSLQEFFRRAIKS
- a CDS encoding NnrS family protein, with translation MKQSFFQNSFWNTAFRPFFWFGSVFGILVISIWIFILSNILKSQIQINAIHWHSYEMVFGFTKAIVLGFLFTAVQNWTNSTILKGKNLFYLLAFWLIGRFSFYSFGFLSYLSFGFDICSDIMVIYLLVPKLIVPTQKHNRPILYHYALFTIFHILSALSAYSILDPEKTLLFIHLSIFVVLFLILIIGGRVVPFFSGVVIQGYSFKRMPKLETFLIYLPFIFYLTKLIQSYFEAYILRSISYLQGTGFTILGILSFIVGFSLFVSNTIRYISWKPWKSYRRPILWILYLGYFWVCSGFLLYSLAELNLFPISSAIHSLTVGGLSVFIYGMITRVSLGHTGRAIVASPLTVFAYIVLNVSVIIRVILPLFNQHKYAYYLSGIGWILCFSLFVIQYTIILYSPRPDGKPS
- a CDS encoding Crp/Fnr family transcriptional regulator; the protein is MIIKYITKSSPESLMKAFAGCKELTYDKDEFLFHAGDEVTHMDLLVNGDLQVFKYDGNMNEVTLTFFRPVCIVAEWAVIQGIPYPASARFTKKSTILRMPLSEVQNRLNSNIELNHILMHSLMNKIETLNLAINRGLTMDAMQRVAHFLFYGTPDSLALKQTQMASLLYLRPETFSRILKQLKDQGLVDTQKGEITILDKEGLLKILA
- a CDS encoding 7TM diverse intracellular signaling domain-containing protein; translated protein: MISLPFRRLVLLSICFISLHCSRTTDESTVVLKLDGEDWGIYFNDSADLLNPEFNPNNLDITTVPNNFRNLNKSYRGSIWIRKSFEITTEQHQKSLALQLGKVYQSDEVFVNGVLIGKNNSAFGKDPEEYSFGRPRIYPIPHDLLLEGENVLIIKIDSSLSTSAGIITGPIRIVTYEEAINGNLYDSLVELIFVGFYLFIALFFFINFFNLRENKEYLSFSVLALIFSGYELCKNEVRFLIFNDFAILKFLEYSFLLILPYGFIKFIQDFFELKPFKYQRIYLFFQFFFILVFLIIQNPVFWYNFIGYWDIHLLAVIGYAIYVTILKFREQKRGSTIHLLALVYLLYSILKEILIERGYLNSPSSLETSFLVYLILMTLALRFQFLMMKRKLQNRYDRLKEADSLREKIFFYMDAMISGPLKLMKDKLSEYRESSQKTKDKNLVKEVIEVQSSIDNVMDDIIELSRLEVLKEVPFKEQVNFVSFINDVIPEDDITYSIKVNPETEILNSLDLINSVVVRLVDFPPFKEFNHNDLIITQDLKGNVHFRFLLFHSNSKVAQKLFNELSENYNQLTPIKVKWAIILEIVRLLGAKIDFKIIKKKYLKIDLGISAIVPVSELQPIKDSTAVGIPNQTAKKSEKEDWRVTLKRIWKFLKETEIKLPNFKKKK
- a CDS encoding sensor histidine kinase, whose protein sequence is MISKTRFSQFFLGFLLFLSPTIASLVAEPCGTMITSFEKPVVLKTDWLFRKGDNLDWRDESVEESFWVKRSVPDYGISKTENLTGYHWYRCSFYLPDNYTTPVEPIAIQLGRIRDIDEFYLNGTLIDKTGTVLPRLEVDFQKIRIYSLPTHLLKPGLNVMAIRIYAATNLNGLKEAPTIAKERLLRESVFSKELFAMVCGYVFIFMGIYFLVGSIVRGRAGENFFFALFSIFMGIYVLIRTQHRDILFESFTWSYVAELLVLICLPAFFINFMHQYLKLKRNIVLLVYEVFLSVLFIITLFFRNPKTWILVIALFNYALPIAMGLVIYLFVKNGKTNIKKVKFILIGIACLLPTILIDSLSALEIIISMPGTLYLGFLIFLVMISIQLSNDIVIGLENFIEQEKELIQMERVKTGFLINLSSEFKSGMEKIKSAIENITTNQTKSLAKEVVKPSAKKAAKKKSKVTNTKQIGDPVKQAEDHISYMSYMVEEAILLRKLEERTYIPFYESFSVLELVKNCVASVENHLGQHRKNTFIDIKPNDLEIYFPKELLFCILRNLVENAYQYTDPKTDIHIDFFNRDGFHQLIVMDEGMGLSQIEMETIFQKFVRGYRDKKNEIPGAGIGLTLVEASTNFLSGTVSLKSSEGMGAKFTIHIPEKPNK
- the fliH gene encoding flagellar assembly protein FliH, yielding MAKLVFKPIQIADLQEEVEIQLPDKYKKFHKTDEQEDFEIDQEGNIIEQYQGPSIEEIEAELQRYRQETEEQVRQLLEDAKKQAKAIEEEGRTKAFQMVQDSKEKIKLEEDSGRAKAEQILDRAKMEVERMIKEAEMKQAEIEHEAYQKGYDAGREVGFKKGQGEVRRLIDRLGTIIGKAIDIREEMIAASEKQMVEMILVIARKVIKDEIIERKEIVLNNIREAMKRIKDRDRIDIRVNFADLELTTAHKDELIKLMESLRKVNIYEDSRVDRGGVIIETDVGAIDARISTQLKEIEEAIRNVEPI
- a CDS encoding FliG C-terminal domain-containing protein translates to MAHSSGPNKAALAYQILGQYLPDEVFAHLTDAEIESLLLKVEMNPSPTKGQEKDILLSFTHFLQKKGIRSNPNQGIQTFLAGKPNPTTAKQNEAELPYLGFQNPMVAKPNMPVGKPETNELYSLLEEILKEEENKQSGPLWAELPKFSVEMLQNITRDESPEVVARVLSFSDPESASEVLAEYPETHREEIILALAEIDYHSDRERDQLDRFLRFKMELIEKKMPVSKIRSRKAKTAGEILTRLPFLPSQNLIERIQKKSPEYAETIVEHYFRLEDLLHLGRTSLTRFFSEIHPLVIACALKGVETEFRDQVYSNLESWLVKEIKIEWDSLGPVSLAEIEEAQKGVLDRLREAMDEGKVKLWRLK